The bacterium genome window below encodes:
- a CDS encoding threonine/serine dehydratase has product MTGVDDLTEAPSIEAVREARARLGDRVRTTPVWRWQGRFLEALIGAETEVWIKLELFQFAGTFKPRGALLNMMALEPEALERGVTGVSAGNHAMAMGYAARALGTSAKVVMPENANPARVAGCRAFGAEVVLAPDVHAALDETHRIESEEGRAFIHPFEGFWTATGTATVGLEWCEQAPDLDAVIVPVGGGGLIAGVASVFKQMAPDCMVFGVEPEGADTMHRSFAAGSPQAIDKVRTIADSLGAPHARPYSFSLCRRFVDELVMIDDAEILAAMRLLFDDLKLAVEPACAAATAALVGPLRDRLRGKRVGILACGSNIDSVTFCSLVARG; this is encoded by the coding sequence ATGACCGGGGTCGATGACCTGACCGAAGCGCCGTCGATCGAGGCCGTCCGCGAAGCGCGCGCTCGACTCGGCGACCGCGTGCGCACCACGCCGGTCTGGCGCTGGCAGGGACGGTTTCTCGAAGCCCTGATCGGCGCCGAGACCGAGGTGTGGATCAAGCTCGAGCTTTTTCAGTTTGCCGGCACCTTCAAGCCGCGCGGTGCGCTGCTCAACATGATGGCTCTGGAACCGGAGGCGCTCGAGCGTGGCGTGACCGGGGTCTCGGCCGGCAACCACGCCATGGCCATGGGCTACGCGGCGCGGGCCCTCGGCACGTCCGCCAAGGTGGTGATGCCGGAGAACGCCAACCCGGCGCGAGTGGCGGGCTGCCGCGCCTTCGGGGCCGAGGTGGTCCTGGCGCCCGATGTTCACGCGGCACTCGACGAGACCCATCGAATCGAGAGCGAAGAAGGCCGCGCGTTCATTCATCCTTTCGAGGGCTTCTGGACCGCCACCGGGACCGCGACCGTGGGCCTCGAATGGTGCGAGCAGGCGCCGGACCTCGACGCCGTGATCGTGCCGGTCGGCGGAGGCGGACTGATCGCGGGGGTTGCGAGCGTCTTCAAGCAGATGGCTCCTGACTGCATGGTCTTCGGCGTCGAGCCGGAGGGCGCCGATACCATGCACCGCAGCTTTGCCGCCGGCTCGCCTCAGGCCATCGACAAGGTTCGGACCATTGCCGACAGCCTGGGCGCGCCCCATGCCCGCCCCTATAGCTTCTCGCTCTGCCGACGATTCGTAGACGAGCTGGTCATGATCGACGATGCCGAGATCCTCGCGGCGATGCGACTGCTATTCGACGATCTCAAGCTTGCGGTCGAGCCCGCCTGCGCTGCCGCTACCGCGGCCCTGGTCGGCCCTCTGCGAGACCGGCTGCGGGGGAAACGGGTAGGGATTCTGGCCTGCGGCTCGAACATAGACAGCGTTACCTTCTGCTCCCTCGTCGCCAGAGGCTGA
- the hemW gene encoding radical SAM family heme chaperone HemW: MSKSPGLYLHIPFCSAICPYCDFAVTTGGEERRERFTRSLIKEIAMDHGSWETFDTVYFGGGTPTALDEEQLGRLLEAARRSFEIAEDAAVSIEANPEDVTEIRVRGWVGLGVGRLSLGVQSFDAGELGFLGRRHSPGEARRAVEYGLAEGLTVSLDLIYGLPGRGSKAWLENLAAAVALAPDHLSCYQLTIEPGTPFALRSRRGDWTEPSRDAVAGLFYSTHDFLGAAGYPAYEVSNFASAPENRCLHNRKYWERTPYLGLGPSAHSFDGCQRWWNQRSETAWRREIAAGRSAEAERETLSRDQRRLETVMLGLRTPGGVDLGSIEGVDVAAWLDRNAGVLSGMMEQGFLRLEGERLVPTLRGMARADALARSIEL; encoded by the coding sequence ATGTCGAAGAGCCCGGGCCTCTACCTCCACATACCGTTCTGCTCCGCGATCTGTCCCTATTGCGACTTTGCGGTCACCACCGGTGGCGAGGAGAGGCGAGAGCGGTTCACACGTTCGCTGATCAAAGAGATCGCCATGGATCACGGTTCTTGGGAGACCTTCGACACGGTGTATTTCGGCGGCGGTACACCCACGGCCCTCGACGAGGAGCAGCTCGGAAGACTTCTGGAGGCGGCCCGGCGGAGCTTCGAGATCGCCGAGGATGCCGCCGTTTCGATCGAGGCCAATCCCGAGGACGTGACCGAGATTCGGGTTCGAGGCTGGGTGGGCCTCGGCGTGGGCCGACTCAGCCTGGGAGTCCAGTCCTTCGATGCCGGCGAGCTCGGTTTCCTGGGCAGACGGCACTCGCCCGGGGAGGCCCGGCGCGCCGTGGAGTACGGCCTGGCCGAAGGGTTGACGGTGTCCCTGGACCTGATCTACGGTCTTCCGGGCCGCGGCTCCAAGGCCTGGCTGGAGAACCTCGCAGCGGCGGTGGCGCTGGCGCCCGATCACCTCTCCTGCTATCAGTTGACAATCGAGCCCGGCACCCCGTTTGCCCTCCGCAGCCGACGGGGAGATTGGACCGAGCCGAGTCGCGACGCGGTGGCCGGTCTCTTCTATTCGACCCACGATTTCCTTGGCGCCGCGGGGTATCCGGCGTACGAGGTGTCGAACTTCGCCAGTGCGCCGGAGAATCGGTGCCTGCACAATCGCAAGTATTGGGAGCGGACGCCCTATCTCGGATTGGGTCCGTCGGCGCATTCGTTCGACGGCTGCCAACGCTGGTGGAATCAGCGCTCCGAAACCGCCTGGCGGCGAGAGATCGCCGCCGGCCGGAGTGCGGAAGCCGAGCGCGAAACACTGTCCCGCGATCAGCGACGGCTCGAGACCGTAATGCTGGGCCTGCGCACGCCCGGGGGCGTCGATCTCGGCTCGATCGAGGGCGTCGACGTTGCCGCGTGGCTCGACAGAAACGCCGGCGTCTTGTCCGGAATGATGGAACAGGGTTTCCTCCGCCTTGAAGGCGAGCGTCTGGTGCCGACCCTCCGGGGCATGGCCCGCGCCGACGCCCTGGCTCGTTCTATCGAGCTTTGA